Proteins encoded in a region of the Phaenicophaeus curvirostris isolate KB17595 chromosome 1, BPBGC_Pcur_1.0, whole genome shotgun sequence genome:
- the GPR82 gene encoding probable G-protein coupled receptor 82: MRNSTCLLRPSSATTVALPVIYSFLFPLGSFGNILAAWVFSRQAPTKRTQYIYLVNLVTANLLICSTMPFLVAYFARGYQWTYDSTVCKIANHFGTVIMHVSMYVTITILCSTALNQYATLKKSSDAQYLPAFNENFYRCVLEKFRQPKFAKYLCLVIWLTVLCITVTAITYNVQARALEEFHRCYNIRVEVGEFTTMVAACLATACFFVSFMTVLLSYYSLTRHLSKIQKNTCIGEKHLIYHTVKRNILVIQLILTVCFLPYHIFKPIFYVLIANNDCSMLNYLVEIKNFLTCLAAVKSSLDPVITLLLDKTFKKSLYSLFTKSTPEHHKHKAAVFTEDSQSVKENGKNISNNKLILTTYNETLI; the protein is encoded by the coding sequence ATGAGAAATTCAACATGTCTTCTTCGGCCATCGTCAGCTACTACTGTAGCTCTACCAGTCATCTACTCTTTCCTATTTCCTCTTGGAAGTTTTGGAAATATTCTTGCTGCCTGGGTATTTTCAAGGCAAGCACCCACAAAAAGAACACAATATATTTACCTGGTAAACCTTGTCACTGCAAACTTACTCATATGTAGCACAATGCCCTTTCTGGTTGCCTATTTTGCTAGAGGGTACCAATGGACTTACGACTCTACAGTATGTAAAATAGCAAATCACTTTGGGACTGTCATTATGCATGTCAGTATGTATGTTACAATTACAATTTTATGTTCAACTGCTCTAAATCAGTATGcaacactgaagaaaagcagtgatGCACAATACTTGCCAGCatttaatgaaaacttttaCAGATGTGTGCTTGAAAAGTTTCGTCAGCCAAAATTTGCTAAATATTTGTGCCTCGTTATATGGCTTACTGTGCTCTGCATAACAGTAACAGCTATAACATATAATGTCCAGGCAAGGGCTTTGGAGGAATTTCACAGATGCTACAACATCAGGGTAGAAGTCGGTGAATTTACCACAATGGTTGCAGCTTGTCTAGCCACTGCATGTTTTTTTGTATCTTTTATGACAGTTTTGTTGTCATATTATTCTCTTACCAGGCATCTgagtaaaatacaaaaaaatacttgtattgGGGAAAAACATCTAATTTACCACacagtgaaaagaaacattcttgTCATTCAGTTGATACTAACTGTCTGCTTTCTTCCATATCATATTTTTAAGCCAATTTTTTATGTCCTGATTGCAAATAATGATTGCTCAATGTTAAACTATCTAGTGGAAATTAAAAATTTCCTTACTTGTCTTGCTGCTGTTAAAAGTAGTTTAGATCCAGTTATAACCCTTCTGCTAGataaaacatttaagaaaagtCTGTATAGCCTGTTTACAAAATCCACACCAGAACACCACAAACATAAAGCTGCTGTTTTCACTGAAGACTCCCAAAGtgtgaaggaaaatggaaagaatataAGTAACAATAAACTCATTTTAACTACCTATAATGAGACTTTGATATGA